The following is a genomic window from Amaranthus tricolor cultivar Red isolate AtriRed21 chromosome 10, ASM2621246v1, whole genome shotgun sequence.
AGAAAATATTTACAATCGACGATTATTACGACGTTGAAGTATCATAGTGTTAACGTAAGGATACATATAAATCAAGCTAAGCCAAGCTAAGTTTAAAGAGGTTTGATTTAAATTAGAAAGAAATATTAATGTTCGTGCAAAGTTCAAGCGTAACCAAACCTTTCGACGTGTTCGAGCTTGACTCTTTCACAATTAGGGTAATTCGAGCTCCGCTTGAGCTTGCTCATTCAAATGTCAACTTTGAGTCAAGCTCAAATGTGTTGGGAAATATGTCTTCATACATTTGCATTACTATAATTCATGTGTAGACTAGATTATTGgtttaacacaaattcttgtgtgagacagtctcaccgtGAAACGTTCTATACATGAGTTGAATAacccaattaatacaattattcGCATATGGACTCTTtcttttgaggtcgtctcaccaaaagatagtctctcacaagagtaactCTAAATAGCAAACAATTTATACGATTACAGTTTTgatattattgttgtaattttagaaataattttGTCAAGGTGGAGAAGACAAGTTATTTAAAGCTCATGTCCCCAAGGCATACAAGTTATTCCCTCCAAATTGTTGGGGGGTAAGAAGGAAATAGTTCCTTTGATCCCATCATATCAAGGAATTAGGCCTCAGTATAAGAAAATTTCAAGCATCACACCTTATTCTCAAAGCTTACCCAAAAGATGAAACATTGGCTTGACCAAAATATCAAAAACTTACTATTTATAGAAGTAGATAAGTTCCtcctaaaaaaatagaaaaaattgcaAGAGACAGACTGAGTTGAAATTTATTAGGCTGGACTTCATCAGTTACATTCGTTGGGACGAACTTCGCATCCTTTACCGAATCGGAGGACTCTTTGGCCACATCCTCCTTTATAGGCATGGGTTGCCGCACTCCTTCTCTCCCAAGACCCTAACCATAGTATTTCTATGGATGAGATACATTGAATGTGATGATGATTAGGTTCTTTTACCAATTAAACTTCAAATGGCTAAAGTTTAGTCAGTCTCATgcaatttttcctaaaagaaAAAGTATAAATACTAGTTTTGCTTTGAGAAGTTGTGAGCAATAAGTTCACATCCTCTTGCAAAACATTAAAATGTCGGTGCAAGGGCAATAGTACCACTCTAACAATAACAGTACACAATCCTAATTCCTTTGGTTATCTTTGggtgttcttgccatcttgcttgagttgccgccgtccttccctttCCAGaacctgtccatagtttttttatgagcgggatacactgggaaGGATGATGATGAATCCTGATTCCTGAGAAATCTCATGTATGAAAGAAATGGGGCCCATTGGCCCTCGTTTCAACGAAAATACCAAACAACAGTATACTCGTAGTCCCTTCGTTCTATTCTTGTACCCATCTCGGCTTTTAGCAGCAACGTAAAGGTCATGCAGGCGAAGAGGCGAGAAAGAAGCTTACATACAACGAAAGGCTTACAACTAGTTCTAATGCCGGGAAAAAGGGAAGTagtacaaaacaaatgaagccAAGAACTAACCATATTCATACTAATATGCTAAAATCATCACATTCAAAATTGCTATACTGGAATTTTTCCGGTAATGAAAGACCAGAGAACAAATACAATAGGACCTGTGAATTCTTTGGAGTTTGAACACGAGCCTACTAGCCCCCGACCCTCGCCAAATCATACGATGTTTTTGAgctaataaaagaaacaaagtgtCATCAAACCGTAAAAAGAAAATGTATCTACAAGCAAACTCCCTCGAAACAATACGACATTTGGGCACATCTACTGGATCAGCATGAATCAAAATTTACCTGGAATAACCGCGATGCTGCTAACGACACCCTGCCACCAAAGAAGAGTGAACTTCCAACGATTAGATTTCAGGTATTAAGAAATCAAAGCTTGGCTTGTCTATCGAAAATCCAACTGAAAGGAATTGAAGGTGCTTGCTTAACTCTCTCACGAGCTCTCTCTTCTAGCCTTCGGATTCTTGGGGGTAAACTGCATACGTAGTCCTGAGCTTTTTGCCCCTCGGATGAAAGGCCAGTAAGTTTTTCGACCTCCCAACGGCCCACCAAAAACTCCAATATGTCGGCATAGTCTCTCGCAGTGTAGACTCCAAGACGCTGAGCAACAGCAGAAAAGTTATCGAACAGATTGTCATCACGGCCATCATACATGAGGTGGGCTGGCATAGcgatcttcttcttcatcatgtCGGCAAAAGCAAGAACTGTTCCATCAGGGTCAATTTCAAAGAGTTTTTCCACTATTTTGGTGTAAGCTGTTTCGTGACGTTTTTCATCTGAAGCAATTATGCCACATATCTGGGCCATCTTCAAATCCCCGTGTTCTTTGGCAAGCCGCGCACTGTTTCCATGGGAAACGAAGGTTGCCCTTTCTTGAAATGACGTGTAAACAAAACCAAGGTAAGGATTGTTTTCGGTTCTTGGATCCTGCAGTCATTATTTCAAATAATGATGTGAGGATCAATGAAAGATATGATAGACTAACGTAAAACACGTAGCTTACTAATATGCCATTTTatcttaaaaattgaaaaaaaatgcaGTGCACTAATTTTGCAATCCAGAATTTAGAACATAATCTCACCATTCCTGACCCGATCAAATATTGAATTGTTTTCTCAATTGATCTCATGTCCACGCGACCAGAGAGATAAAGGTACTTGTTGAGAAGATCACCGTGCCTATTTTCTTCTGCGGTCCATGCTCTAGTCCAAATAGCCCATGAAGTAGGACTTGCACCTGTTTCATCCTTTACTCCATCCAAAGTATTAAGCATAGTCTGATAAGTTGGAAGAGCTTCTTCTGTGATCATATCCCCGACTAAAACAACATAGAGATCATCTGGAATCTCTTTTGCCCTCTCCCGGAGCTCTTTGACCTGATCGTAAAAGCCCTCTGAAGCTGGATCAGGAAGAAAATCTTGGGGTTGCCAACATTTTTCGACAGGCTTCAAATGGACCAGGAGGTTCTCTTCTGCCCAGCCTTCCAGAGATCTGAAGATCTCAATCTTTTCTGGTGGCATGGAATGTGTAACTTGCACATGCACCTCACGTGGAGGGCTAAAAGGCTTCTTCAGGCTTTCCGTTTCTCTAAAATAAGAAAAGCAACTTAATAAAAGGAAAACCAACAAAACATTCACAACACAGAACTCGTACTGCGCTGAGGCATATCTCCGTAATACGACTACCATAATACTAGCATTGCCATCAATCACTtcataacaaagaaaatttttaaaaaaataaaaattatacacaAGTCATTACGGTTTATAACCATACTGGCTAGGATTTCTCTGCGCAACTGGGTTTTTTGATACACGTATCGGCACAAATATAGGCAGACACCTCAATCGTAACGTGTTCCTTACAGAAACCTGGTCTAGAAAATCAAGAAATTGGCTCACAGTACAGATAACATACATTAATACAGCCCCCTGAATCCGATTAGTGATAGGTAAATGCACATTACAACAAATTCTCAAAGATCCCTTAGTACAACCGGTATAACTAGTTGACTTTGCTTCACACCGCAACTGAATTTTTTTAGGTAGTGTTtggaaaatatgaaattcatttCAATTCCCTGAATTCGAATACATACTAAAatccaaaattttaatttcaatccGTTGTTtgctaaacaacaaaattttaaGTTCATAATTGTAACTTCCATGAACTCTCTAAAATGGAAAAAATTCTCACCCACCTCCTCTTCCACAGCAGCCTCTACTTGCTACAGCATATGTCTCCCTCGACTTCTTTCTCTCTTATCTTTCTATCCCTCCTATCCATAGCCAACACCAACCCATCCACCACCATTGCCACATTCCATCTTCTACTATGACCATAATAACtcaacaaaacaaatttaaaaggaaaattaattaaaatcatttgCCCAATTTGTATACCACATCCTTTCATCAAGAACTTTAATTCCATAAACACCCATGGAACTCCAACAGGTTATAACCAAAACAGTTGAGCAAATTAAGAGTTTCATGAAGGAGATAAGACTCATACTATAACAAAATAGCATGAGAGAAATTGTAAGAGATACTAATGATTTGATAGAGGAGATAAGATTCTTACTATTACGGAAATAAGAAGAGATGCAAGGATGGAATTGCAACTGACACGGTAtaagaataaatttaaaatagtctAGTTTAGCTCTTGGAAATTGACCCAGAATgaatcaaatttcaaattcaacCTCTTTGGATTCACAAACACCAGAAATTTATCAAATATGGATTTGGTAATCAACAACAATAATGCTAGAGCCTTAATCTCGATCTATCAGAGCATTTGCATTCCCACTACTCCCATCTTTCTACTATGATCATTTCTAAAAGTCTAACATCTTATCCATATAGTAACATCCTTATATAGTAACGCAGGTCTAATGGTCGTTCGATAAAACTTACCCTTTAACTTTAAGGGACACCATAATCGCATAATGTTCCAGTTGCCGTTCTCAATTTCACACTCACACTTAATTCTATGCATTACATCTTGTTGGATGTCTCCACCACTCGAAATTTGAACTCAAGGTATTTGAAGCACCACTTTCTTTCTCTTCCAGCTTTATAGTGTCTCACGTTATCTTGTTTGTGCTAAAATTACAC
Proteins encoded in this region:
- the LOC130826343 gene encoding stearoyl-[acyl-carrier-protein] 9-desaturase, chloroplastic, which produces MALNLIPVSAPFQCRRFPSFSSRLRSPKFIMASTLSSSSPKETESLKKPFSPPREVHVQVTHSMPPEKIEIFRSLEGWAEENLLVHLKPVEKCWQPQDFLPDPASEGFYDQVKELRERAKEIPDDLYVVLVGDMITEEALPTYQTMLNTLDGVKDETGASPTSWAIWTRAWTAEENRHGDLLNKYLYLSGRVDMRSIEKTIQYLIGSGMDPRTENNPYLGFVYTSFQERATFVSHGNSARLAKEHGDLKMAQICGIIASDEKRHETAYTKIVEKLFEIDPDGTVLAFADMMKKKIAMPAHLMYDGRDDNLFDNFSAVAQRLGVYTARDYADILEFLVGRWEVEKLTGLSSEGQKAQDYVCSLPPRIRRLEERARERVKQAPSIPFSWIFDRQAKL